The following proteins come from a genomic window of Vicinamibacteria bacterium:
- a CDS encoding extracellular solute-binding protein: MKRKRERGISRREFVKLTGAGALAAGVGPAFLFSRPASAAAKTLKILQWSHFVPAYDKWFDGVFTKEWGQKHDTEVTVDHITIAEINARAAAEVSAQKGHDLFMFLSPPAAYEKQVIDHAEIYQQVEKKHGKVIPLGHKSTYNPKTKKYFSFSDSYVPDPGNYRKDLWSQVGYPNGPNSWEDLRVGGRKIKETLGNPVGIGLSQELDTNMAMRALLWSYGGAEQDEAGRVIINSKETIEALKYMRALYKETMTSEIFTW; encoded by the coding sequence ATGAAGAGAAAGCGTGAGCGGGGGATCTCGCGGAGAGAGTTCGTGAAGCTGACGGGCGCGGGCGCCCTGGCCGCGGGCGTGGGGCCTGCTTTCCTGTTCTCCCGGCCGGCGAGTGCCGCCGCCAAGACCCTCAAGATCCTCCAGTGGAGCCACTTCGTCCCCGCCTACGACAAGTGGTTCGATGGCGTGTTCACAAAGGAATGGGGGCAGAAGCACGACACCGAGGTGACGGTCGACCACATCACGATTGCCGAGATCAATGCCCGGGCGGCGGCCGAGGTCTCGGCCCAGAAGGGGCACGATCTGTTCATGTTCCTCTCCCCCCCCGCCGCCTACGAGAAGCAGGTCATCGACCACGCCGAGATCTATCAGCAGGTCGAGAAGAAGCACGGCAAGGTCATCCCCCTCGGGCACAAGTCCACCTACAACCCCAAGACCAAGAAGTACTTTTCCTTCTCCGACTCCTACGTCCCGGATCCGGGCAACTACCGCAAGGACCTGTGGTCGCAGGTCGGGTACCCCAATGGCCCCAACAGCTGGGAGGACCTGAGGGTAGGGGGCAGGAAGATCAAGGAGACCCTCGGCAACCCGGTGGGGATCGGTCTCTCCCAGGAGCTCGACACCAACATGGCGATGCGGGCCCTGCTCTGGTCCTACGGGGGGGCCGAGCAGGACGAGGCCGGCCGCGTGATCATCAACTCGAAGGAGACGATCGAGGCCCTGAAGTACATGCGGGCCCTCTACAAGGAGACCATGACCTCCGAGATCTTCACCTGGGA